Genomic DNA from Manihot esculenta cultivar AM560-2 chromosome 15, M.esculenta_v8, whole genome shotgun sequence:
GTGTGTCTGTGTCAGTCCTTAGAACTGAGATTTACTGTTGCTCTATATATGTCCTTTTAAGGTCAATTGATCAGTTAAGTTTCTCTTTCTTCGTACTATATTTCAGACCGTGCCACTTTTGTTTCTTTTCAGAATAGTTCTGAAGAATGGATCGTAGTATTTGTATTACTTTATTCTTTTTTGCATTTATGCGTTCTTCTATGGTTTATACAGTTTCTGCAGTAAGATTGATGAGAATAGAGATGGGTGGTGCATTTGCTGATCTCTTGAATGAGAAAGGGAAAGGTTCTGGTGATAATGAGATGGGGTATGTTGAAAGAACTCTGGGGTTTCGAACCAAGGATTTGGATGATCGTGATCTTAGATTGGTaatctttttctttgttttaatttttaaggcaCTTGCTGTAAATTTAAGGAAATTTCAAGGTTTTCATCTTTTTTTCCTAACCATGTGATGTAAATGTAATCGGTAAAAGTTGTCCATATCATATGTATACCTTCGTCTATTCAATAAACAAATCCATTAGTACTTGATTCTGTTAGATCTTGGTTTTTCTCTTCTTTATTCCTTCAATTTAACACTACAGCCTACAGGTCACAGATATTGTTGGAGGCACCATTCGTTGGAGGAGATACCTTGATCATTTAATTTGTTCATTATGCCATGATGAGAGAAAATTTAGGAGCATGGAACCTCTTCTCTTGCAGGTGCTTCTGCAATgcatgtttattttttaatatacattATGGGGGAGGCATGGGATGTGATATAATAACTCTTATCATTTTATTATGTCTGATATGTATTTCTCTACCTTCTTTGTGTGTGGGATTTCCTAATATTGATTTACAATCTTTTTTGTATTGGAGGCAATGGGGTGCCTTTTTGTTTGGAGGCTCAACAAGTGGTTTTTATGCTTTTGATACCATGATTGCATCAAAATTTAGCTGTTTTAATAGCTGTATTAACCATGTATATTTGTGTTATCCATTTAGCAGTATGTAGGCTCATTGTCCCCTTGTAACTGACATTTAGTTGTTCTTTGTTGTCGAGAAATAGTAGATCTTACGAATGTGAtaaattttgagtattttatTTACTAAAAGTGCTCAAAGAGaaaattaacaataatataTATGTATTGGGACctgaattttttacattttgtctCTGATTTTCTTAGATTATCCGAATTGGTTTTTATGAGATTGTCAAGCTAGACATGCCACCATATGCCGTTGTTGATGAGGTAAATTCATTAGAATGTTTTTTTTGGATCTTTTAGTCTGTAGttatctttttataaattttgcaATTAGTGAGGTGTACCAGTTGGAATTACTTTTCAATAATCTTTGGCCAGTTCATTGTTCTGTATCATTCATGTACTTTTCTGATTTGGAGAAGAATTATAGAGGTGCATGTTGCATTTGCTACAATGGCATGACCTATATTTTGACTTCTAGCCTAGGAACGCATATTTTTGAGTTTGTGAATTCTGTATGTGCAAGTTTTAAGTCAGGTTGGTTTTTGGCTATGCCAGATTCTGGCTTTAGTATTCCTTTGTGCCTTCAATTTTGGTAATATCATCTTCTGAGTAGTCTCTTGCAATCATATAGCAAGAAGTTTATCTATTTGGTCATCACATGTTTTTACTTCAGAACGTGAGACTTGCAAAAGTTGCCCTTAGACCTGGTGCTGGTAACATGGTCAATGGGATCCTGCGGAAGCTAGTGTTGCTTAAGGTGAGCTATCTTGTGTAAGTGATCTCACTAAAGGGAAATGGTATTGCTGACTTTTTGTTTTTGCAGGAGACTAACTCACTCCCTCTACCAATATTGGAAGGTGATGATCGTGCACAAGCACGTGCCCTTGCTACTCTTTATTCTCATCCTGTGGTGAGTTTATGCTACTATTGGCTGTGATATGTGATAAtgtttactttttctctttttcccccCTTTTTATCAACATAATCAATAACATTTTTAAGATAATCTGAAAATAGCCGCATTGAtagttaatgtattttaagagATGCTTGACCATCATAGGCACATTGATGGTTGACCTATCATGAGAGAGATGTTTGGCTATTAAAATGTCTCCTCACAGATTGTTGCTTCAGATTTTTGTGGATTGAGCGGAAATTCAAGGAAAAGTTTTCTATTTACAGAATGAAAAAAATCTTGAAGTTGGGAAACTTTCATCACTTGACATCTTTACTTTAAGCTTGTATAAGTTCTGAGGACATTTGTGCTCAGCCAAGTCACTAGGTTTTCAGCTGAACATAAGAATAAGAATATGTTTCTAATCCCCGTTCATGTAACATGTTCATAGAATATGGCCTTTCAAGTCGAAATTCAGGTCACAGTCCATCTGTCAAACACCCCTGTTTTAATTGATAAGATGATTGGAAGGTAAATGAATATATGCTTCATGTCTATGTTAACTAGTAAGAAGCCCCTGTTTTATATGCATTTAAAATACAAGGCATGCTTTTTGTTTTGagttgctctctctctctctctctctctctctctctctctctcccaccaCACCCAGAAGATGAAGATAAATATCATGCTAATCACCTAGATTGACAAGATAATAAGTATGGAGCATTTGATTTTCATCCTCACGTTTCTCATTATTATTTCTTATAGTGGATGGTAAGGCGTTGGACAAAGTATCTTGGGCAAGAAGAAGCGATTAGGTTGATGCAGTGGAACAACGGTGAACCGAGTTTCAATTTGAGGTTTTCGGCAgaatttccctttttttttgctTCATAAAGTTATATTATATTGTTCTCATAGTTTTTTTTCCAATACTGATCTCAGGGCAAACAGTGGGAAGGGAGTGACTAGAGATGACCTTGTAATGCAGCTTAATTTGTTGAAGGTGATTGCAAATGCTTAGTATAATTTAATGCTCTGAAGATAAGTTGCTTTTTCATTTTGTCTGTAGGAGAGGGGAATAAAAAGTACACTTTGGCAATTGTTCTAGTGGGATTGCACTTGCCTAAAAAATTGGAGTATGATATACTGCACATGCATGCACTCACAAAAAACTCCATGCCCATGTTGGTGCAAACATGGAAGTAATATTCCCGGTTTTCTGTGTTTGAAGCTTGACAATTATTTTCaatcatttattttcttctcttttcttgaaTGCCAGGTTCCTCATGAGCTTTCTTTGCATTTGGATCATTTTGTCCGCATCAAAAAAGGAATGCAGGTACTTCATGATGTTAATCTTCTTCCTTGTACTTTGTGATTGTTGATGCCTGataatatatgataaaattGTTTTCTCTATAAGCCAGTTGGGAGACATCACTTCTGCATGAAACAACTGCAAAAGAAAGTAGTTTAGATCGTTAGCCTTAGAAGATTCTTTATCATCAGAAAgttcattattatgtaacaatAAAACTGTTATGACAGCTTTTGCTTACTTCTGTGCAACCTCAAGGTCTATACTTAAAAACAAATGAAATGGAACACATAAAGATACACAAATATTCTTTGTCTTTTAGTTAGCCAAATTGCAAGGCTTCTAAATCTAAAGAAAGGGAACAACAGTGATGCACTTGTAGCTGTTCATATCAAGTTTTTGCCTTGCTTTTTGATGATGTTCAGTATTCTTTCACTCTTTGCTGATTTCAGATCGTTATACAAGCTGAATTGCTGAAACAAGGCCTCTGTTCAGTTCAGGATGAGAGTGCAGGTTGATATTCACTTTCCCTATTATATAAAGCTGCACCAGAAATCATTTACGGACCTAGCCTTAGGCCAAGGGGGCCATGGCCCccatgaaatttttgaaattttttaagggTATATGGGTAATTTTtcctaaaatatgaaaaattattattagattcCTATATGTTTAAAAAACTTACCAACTCAtccttatttcaaaattatttaattaaatcattattatattttataagatCAAACTCTTTAATCCATTTGTCAAagaaatttttactatttagttcctCATCTTCTCTATTATTTTTCAATCCAAAAAATTTGCTTCTCATTTTCAAGATTTTAAGTCTAAGTctccatttaaattttttcttaaattattcacgcattatttaatttaattttatatactatttttattattaagtgataagtttttttatttatttcacttgttgctaatctatttatatgattaaaattatatgaaaataaattttaatgggtaagaattttttctttttagaaaaatcaaattttaatagtaaaccatttattaaaatattatattattgtactagtattattttttttatggatttgcTTGTTATAACCATAGCGGAAAGAGATTTTTCTGcattaaatatcattaaaagtcGACTCTTCAGTGATGAATCATAAATAATTGATCAATAGCTTATATTGAAAGATATATTGACAAATGCTGATAATGATATTATTAAGAATATGTTTCAATCAATAAAA
This window encodes:
- the LOC110601180 gene encoding probable ribosomal RNA small subunit methyltransferase B isoform X4; the encoded protein is MAHVLSLHLYLSADASKTSPPMPLKFSKRTNKHNKSISAPRKRPPSPLRRTQKLNLEVSPHRAVSAVRLMRIEMGGAFADLLNEKGKGSGDNEMGYVERTLGFRTKDLDDRDLRLVTDIVGGTIRWRRYLDHLICSLCHDERKFRSMEPLLLQIIRIGFYEIVKLDMPPYAVVDENVRLAKVALRPGAGNMVNGILRKLVLLKETNSLPLPILEGDDRAQARALATLYSHPVWMVRRWTKYLGQEEAIRLMQWNNGEPSFNLRANSGKGVTRDDLVMQLNLLKVPHELSLHLDHFVRIKKGMQIVIQAELLKQGLCSVQDESAGLVVSVVNPQPGESIIDCCAAPGGKTLYMASLMDGQGMVYAIDINKGRLRILRETAKLHQVDTVITTIPADLRVFAETYPMKSDKVLLDAPCSGLGVLSKLCKCSILNYKFLPLGVKPSQKK
- the LOC110601180 gene encoding probable ribosomal RNA small subunit methyltransferase B isoform X5, with amino-acid sequence MAHVLSLHLYLSADASKTSPPMPLKFSKRTNKHNKSISAPRKRPPSPLRRTQKLNLEVSPHRAVSAVRLMRIEMGGAFADLLNEKGKGSGDNEMGYVERTLGFRTKDLDDRDLRLVTDIVGGTIRWRRYLDHLICSLCHDERKFRSMEPLLLQIIRIGFYEIVKLDMPPYAVVDENVRLAKVALRPGAGNMVNGILRKLVLLKETNSLPLPILEGDDRAQARALATLYSHPVWMVRRWTKYLGQEEAIRLMQWNNGEPSFNLRANSGKGVTRDDLVMQLNLLKVPHELSLHLDHFVRIKKGMQIVIQAELLKQGLCSVQDESAGLVVSVVNPQPGESIIDCCAAPGGKTLYMASLMDGQGMVYAIDINKGRLRILRETAKLHQVDTVITTIPADLRVFAETYPMKSDKVLLDAPCSGLGVLSKLCKCTQIGTSEYGILM
- the LOC110601180 gene encoding probable ribosomal RNA small subunit methyltransferase B isoform X2 is translated as MRIEMGGAFADLLNEKGKGSGDNEMGYVERTLGFRTKDLDDRDLRLVTDIVGGTIRWRRYLDHLICSLCHDERKFRSMEPLLLQIIRIGFYEIVKLDMPPYAVVDENVRLAKVALRPGAGNMVNGILRKLVLLKETNSLPLPILEGDDRAQARALATLYSHPVWMVRRWTKYLGQEEAIRLMQWNNGEPSFNLRANSGKGVTRDDLVMQLNLLKVPHELSLHLDHFVRIKKGMQIVIQAELLKQGLCSVQDESAGLVVSVVNPQPGESIIDCCAAPGGKTLYMASLMDGQGMVYAIDINKGRLRILRETAKLHQVDTVITTIPADLRVFAETYPMKSDKVLLDAPCSGLGVLSKRADLRWNRSLEDLEELKILQDELLNAASKLVKPGGILVYSTCSVDPEENEDRVDAFLLRHPEFQIDPVDAYVPPDFVTERGFYFSYPVKHSIDGAFAARLVKT
- the LOC110601180 gene encoding probable ribosomal RNA small subunit methyltransferase B isoform X3: MRKGKVLVIMRWGMLKELWGFEPRIWMIVILDCLQVTDIVGGTIRWRRYLDHLICSLCHDERKFRSMEPLLLQIIRIGFYEIVKLDMPPYAVVDENVRLAKVALRPGAGNMVNGILRKLVLLKETNSLPLPILEGDDRAQARALATLYSHPVWMVRRWTKYLGQEEAIRLMQWNNGEPSFNLRANSGKGVTRDDLVMQLNLLKVPHELSLHLDHFVRIKKGMQIVIQAELLKQGLCSVQDESAGLVVSVVNPQPGESIIDCCAAPGGKTLYMASLMDGQGMVYAIDINKGRLRILRETAKLHQVDTVITTIPADLRVFAETYPMKSDKVLLDAPCSGLGVLSKRADLRWNRSLEDLEELKILQDELLNAASKLVKPGGILVYSTCSVDPEENEDRVDAFLLRHPEFQIDPVDAYVPPDFVTERGFYFSYPVKHSIDGAFAARLVKT